In the genome of Chaetodon auriga isolate fChaAug3 chromosome 15, fChaAug3.hap1, whole genome shotgun sequence, one region contains:
- the cnga2b gene encoding cyclic nucleotide gated channel subunit alpha 2b codes for MTGQVAERDRSPHNLSVKTTLEEEIERAESILSRVPSVCDDTSSELQRVAALDPHGGNSRNSFQRSGAISRLVSLVVRLREWAHRSLLEEEERPDSFMERFRGPELKMAPSRISNTQPDANGNNAKGIFRKKWNLFVVSPSDNAYYRWLFVIAMAVLYNWFLVVARACFDKLQVGNYICWLVLDYLSDLVYLMDTCVRLRTGFLEQGLLVKDHAKLRDNYVRTLQFKLDVVSILPTDLAYISTGIHTPQLRFNRLLRFPRMFEFFDRTETRTNYPNIFRIGNLVLYILVIIHWNACIYYAISKSLGFGSDTWVFPNISKPEYSSLTRSYVYCLYWSTLTLTTIGEMPAPVRDEEYLFVVFDFLVGVLIFATIVGNVGSMIANMNATRAGFQARIDAIKHYMHFRKVSKELETRVIKWFDYLWTNKKAIDEQEVLKNLPNKLRAEIAINVHLETLKKVRIFQDCEAGLLVELVLKLRPQVFSPGDYICRKGDIGKEMYIIKEGKLAVVADDGVTQYALLTAGSCFGEISILNIKGSKMGNRRTANIRSLGYSDLFCLSKDDLMEAVTEYPDAKTVLEERGREILMKEGLLDENAESGGLQKEDTEEKVERLESSLDTLQTRFARLLSEYTHTQQRLKQRITLLERQLNQTDCGADASDDMDADAETVKNADPGPVAHTDASPQRNSVQTEDKKSPTSKH; via the exons ATGACGGGCCAGGTGGCGGAGAGAGACCGGTCGCCTCACAATCTGTCAGTGAAGACCACCTTAGAGGAGGAGATCGAGAGAGCCGAGAGTATTCTCAGCAG GGTGCCGTCTGTCTGCGATGATACATCCTCAGAGCTCCAAAGGGTCGCTGCTCTCGACCCTCATGGAGGCAACTCCAGAAACTCTTTTCAGAGGAGCGGAGCTATCTCAAG acTGGTGAGCCTGGTGGTGAGACTGAGGGAATGGGCACACAGGAGtctgttggaggaggaggagcggccAGACTCCTTCATGGAGCGCTTTCGTGGCCCTGAGCTGAAAATGGCCCCCAGCCGCATCAGCAACACGCAGCCGGATGCCAATGGCAACAATGCCAAAGGGATCTTCAG GAAAAAGTGGAATCTGTTTGTGGTGTCTCCATCCGACAACGCCTACTACCGCTGGTTATTTGTTATCGCCATGGCGGTGCTCTACAACTGGTTCCTTGTTGTAGCGAG GGCATGCTTTGACAAGTTACAGGTGGGCAATTACATCTGCTGGCTGGTGTTGGACTACCTCTCTGACCTTGTGTACCTAATGGACACTTGCGTCCGGCTTCGCACAG GGTTTCTGGAACAGGGTTTACTGGTGAAGGACCATGCCAAGCTCAGAGACAACTACGTCCGAACGTTACAGTTCAAGCTGGACGTAGTGTCCATCCTGCCCACCGACCTGGCATACATCTCCACCGGCATCCACACACCACAGCTCAGGTTTAACCGCCTGCTGCGCTTCCCACGCATGTTTGAATTCTTTGACCGCACTGAGACACGCACCAACTACCCCAACATCTTCCGTATTGGCAACTTGGTGCTTTACATCCTGGTCATCATTCACTGGAACGCCTGCATTTATTACGCTATATCTAAGTCTTTAGGATTTGGCTCAGACACTTGGGTGTTCCCAAACATCTCCAAACCTGAGTACTCCTCCTTGACTCGGAGTTACGTCTACTGCCTGTACTGGTCCACTCTTACTCTGACCACTATTGGAGAGATGCCTGCACCTGTGCGAGATGAAGAGTACCTATTTGTGGTCTTTGACTTCCTTGTTGGGGTGCTGATCTTTGCTACAATTGTGGGAAACGTCGGTTCTATGATTGCCAACATGAATGCCACACGTGCCGGGTTTCAAGCTCGGATCGATGCCATCAAACACTACATGCACTTCCGTAAAGTCAGCAAAGAACTGGAGACGCGTGTCATTAAGTGGTTTGACTACCTCTGGACCAACAAGAAAGCAATCGATGAGCAGGAGGTGCTAAAGAACTTGCCAAACAAGCTACGCGCTGAGATTGCTATCAACGTACACCTGGAGACCCTGAAGAAAGTCCGCATTTTTCAAGACTGTGAGGCAGGACTACTGGTGGAGCTCGTGCTCAAGCTACGGCCGCAGGTTTTCAGTCCAGGGGACTACATCTGCAGGAAAGGGGACATAGGAAAGGAGATGTACATCATTAAAGAGGGGAAGCTGGCAGTGGTGGCTGATGATGGGGTCACACAGTACGCTCTTCTCACCGCTGGCAGCTGCTTTGGGGAAATCAGCATTCTGAACATAAAAGGTAGTAAAATGGGAAATCGTCGAACAGCCAACATTCGCAGCTTGGGGTACTCTGATCTGTTCTGCCTGTCTAAGGATGACTTgatggaggcagtgaccgagTATCCAGATGCTAAGActgtgctggaggagaggggCCGGGAGATCCTGATGAAGGAGGGTCTGCTGGATGAGAATGCAGAGAGCGGCGGGCTGCAgaaagaggacacagaggagaaggtgGAGAGGCTGGAGTCCTCCCTGGACACTCTTCAGACTCGCTTTGCCCGTCTGCTcagtgaatacacacacactcagcaacGGCTGAAGCAGCGCATCACTCTGCTGGAGCGGCAGCTGAATCAAACAGACTGCGGCGCAGATGCAAGTGATGACATGGACGCAGATGCAGAGACAGTCAAGAATGCAGACCCTGGGCCTGTTGCCCATACAGATGCGTCCCCACAAAGAAATAGTGTGcaaacagaggacaaaaagagCCCAACATCAAAACATTAA